A single genomic interval of Argopecten irradians isolate NY chromosome 8, Ai_NY, whole genome shotgun sequence harbors:
- the LOC138329543 gene encoding carboxy-terminal kinesin 2-like yields the protein MSQLQRPLASLNGTSSRLPRLPVPKTKMPVPMKRTRSPDELPSQKRMCLEDRLSTESNTSTCSSSSLRSQSSGSKLRSQTSGSSLRPQTSGSNLRANSSTLNKPKAVAGRPPTTSRTVPTRNGPARSNSVSSAKPATKPIVTRSTVTSRVTANTRTTGQQGQKVSESSGGGGTKKRPPWDLKGRLQDMELIMQEQKNSRSDLMMQLQLNNNRIQTLENQNNQLSGTVAQKEQVASSASEEIAHLKKQMREEEEKFDNVRRKLQGDLSDMTFLKESLERQKRQLDGEISTANAEISGLKTTVAQMTSAQAGMSAELDATKISLEAALKAGREKDEEIRRLKGVVKSNEETIEDFNTKFREHETARRKLHNTIQELKGNIRVFCRVRPLLGDECLGNNGEIQHMNFPDIDQKVLELEKIGDMSMNESCLTSNRRGNKFEFSFDRVFQPCSTQAEVFEEISQLIQSALDGYNVCIFAYGQTGSGKTYTMEGGSVDDPESQGMIPRSVIQIFETIKELETKGWKYNMEASFLEIYNETIRDLLGNDKDVKHEIKLTGTSSNDVSVTNLTLVNVETDQQITTLLKKASHNRAVAETKCNEHSSRSHSVLRLKLTGENSLSGEACVGTLNLVDLAGSERLKDSGSEGQRLKETLSINKSLSTLGNVIMALGNKDSHIPYRNSKLTYLLQNSLGGNSKTLMFVNANPKEECFQETLNSLRFATKVNQCNIGTAQKKAK from the exons ATGAGCCAGCTGCAG AGGCCATTAGCATCTCTAAATGGTACAAGTAGTCGGCTGCCAAGATTACCAGTGCCTAAGACAAAGATGCCTGTACCAATGAAAAGAACCCGAAGTCCTGATGAG TTGCCTTCACAAAAAAGGATGTGCCTAGAGGATCGTTTGTCAACAGAATCTAACACCAGTACATGTAGCAGTTCTAGTCTCCGTTCACAATCATCAGGGTCCAAACTTCGCTCACAAACATCTGGATCAAGTCTACGTCCTCAAACATCTGGTTCAAATTTACGTGCAAACAGCAGTACCCTGAACAAGCCCAAAGCTGTAGCAGGAAGACCTCCTACTACGAGTAGGACCGTACCCACCAGAAATGGTCCAGCAAGATCTAATTCTGTATCATCAGCAAAACCAGCCACAAAGCCAA TTGTAACAAGGTCCACAGTAACGTCACGAGTTACAGCCAACACAAGAACAACTGGTCAGCAAGGACAGAAAGTTTCAG AGAGCAGCGGAGGAGGTGGAACAAAGAAACGTCCACCTTGGGACCTTAAAGGTCGTCTCCAGGACATGGAATTAATCATGCAAGAGCAGAAAAATTCTCGTTCTGACCTGATGATGCAGCTTCAGCTCAACAACAACCGCATACAGACACTGGAGAACCAGAACAACCAGCTATCTGGTACTGTAGCCCAGAAAGAACAAGTGGCATCCAGTGCCTCCGAGGAGATCGCCCACCTGAAGAAGCAGATGAG AGAAGAGGAGGAAAAGTTTGACAATGTAAGAAGAAAACTACAAGGAGATCTTAGTGATATGACATTTCTGAAAGAATCCTTAGAGCGACAGAAACGTCAGTTGGATGGTGAAATCTCCACTGCTAATGCTGAGATCAGTGGCCTAAAAACCACTGTAGCCCAGATGACATCAGCACAGGCAGGCATGTCTGCCGAGTTGGATGCCACTAAG ATTTCTCTAGAGGCAGCTTTAAAAGCAGGCAGGGAGAAGGATGAAGAGATTCGCAGACTAAAAGGAGTTGTGAAATCAAATGAAGAAACCATAGAAGACTTTAATACCAAGTTCAGGGAACACGAAACAGCACGTCGTAAACTCCACAACACTATCCAAGAGCTGAAG GGTAATATTCGAGTATTTTGTCGAGTGCGTCCACTCTTAGGAGATGAATGTTTGGGTAACAATGGGGAGATACAACACATGAACTTTCCCGACATTGATCAGAAGGTTCTGGAATTGGAGAAAATTGGAGACATGTCTATGAACGAG AGTTGTCTGACATCAAACCGACGaggaaacaaatttgaattttcatttGACCGAGTTTTCCAGCCGTGCTCTACACAAGCTGAGGTTTTTGAAGAGATTTCACAGTTGATACAG AGCGCACTCGACGGTTACAATGTGTGTATCTTTGCCTACGGACAGACAGGGTCGGGTAAAACCTACACAATGGAGGGGGGATCAGTGGATGACCCTGAGAGCCAGGGCATGATACCCAGGTCTGTGATTCAGATCTTTGAGACTATTAAGGAACTCGAGACCAAAGGATGGAAG TACAATATGGAGGCTTCCTTTTTGGAAATTTACAATGAAACAATTCGGGATTTGCTTGGAAATGACAAAGATGTTAAGCATGAAATAAAATTGACCGGTACCAGCAGTAACGATGTGAGTGTGACTAACCTCACACTAGTCAATGTGGAGACTGACCAACAG ATCACTACACTGCTGAAGAAAGCATCACATAATAGAGCTGTAGCAGAAACAAAATGTAACGAACACTCATCTCGGAGCCACAGTGTGCTACGTCTGAAGCTGACCGGGGAAAATTCACTCAGTGGAGAAGCTTGTGTTG GAACCCTGAATTTAGTCGATCTGGCAGGAAGTGAGAGACTGAAGGATTCAGGATCAGAAGGACAGAGACTGAAGGAGACCCTGAGTATAAACAAGAGCTTGAGCACACTAGGCAATGTAATCATGGCCCTTGGAAATAAG gATAGCCACATTCCTTATAGGAACTCTAAGTTGACATACCTGCTACAGAACTCACTGGGTGGTAACAGTAAAACACTCATGTTTGTCAATGCTAATCCAAAGGAAGAATGTTTCCAGGAGACACTCAACTCACTGAGGTTTGCAACCAAG GTAAATCAATGCAATATTGGAACAGCCCAGAAGAAAGctaaataa